From the genome of Thermogutta terrifontis, one region includes:
- a CDS encoding RAMP superfamily CRISPR-associated protein: MASYERFVQIGIALDPIHVGTGVARIGRVDLPIVRDPVTQVPKIPGSSLAGVYRTYVAMHCEEERQRKQGASSSGQQSQGRRKPYYPDCAGLGLDKNRGHCRQPDCPICTVFGFARGAGQEGGFAGLAAFTDAHVLLFPVPTRQGPMWVSCPMALDMIGFPVKGVCDDAVYVENPGNCLNLGWLLLETRSCAQMHDIKTTFQNLKILDFIQNRLALVPDRLFAHVVNSNLEVRTSVSINPATGAAEERALFSYEALPRGTVLVWEIIAKNPAHFSINGQSITAVSRLNDVYQKAAQAHDYLKHLGIGGMGSRGMGRVDVVYESQPVSPRTANCNSPANQGGGQP, encoded by the coding sequence ATGGCGAGTTATGAAAGGTTTGTCCAGATCGGCATTGCCCTGGACCCCATCCACGTGGGCACCGGGGTTGCTCGCATTGGTCGGGTGGACCTGCCCATCGTTCGCGACCCGGTCACCCAAGTGCCCAAAATTCCCGGTTCCAGCCTGGCTGGGGTATACCGCACTTATGTAGCGATGCACTGTGAAGAAGAGAGGCAGCGCAAGCAGGGAGCGTCTTCCTCCGGTCAACAATCTCAGGGGCGCCGGAAACCCTACTACCCTGACTGCGCCGGATTGGGGTTGGATAAGAACCGTGGCCACTGCCGTCAGCCCGATTGCCCCATCTGCACCGTCTTCGGCTTCGCCCGTGGGGCCGGCCAGGAGGGCGGTTTTGCCGGCTTGGCCGCCTTCACCGACGCCCACGTGCTCCTCTTCCCGGTGCCCACTCGCCAGGGACCGATGTGGGTGAGCTGTCCCATGGCGCTTGACATGATCGGTTTTCCGGTGAAGGGCGTATGCGACGACGCTGTCTATGTGGAAAATCCGGGAAATTGCCTCAACCTGGGCTGGCTCTTGCTGGAAACGCGAAGTTGCGCCCAGATGCACGATATCAAGACGACCTTCCAAAATCTCAAAATCCTCGACTTTATTCAGAACCGCCTGGCTCTCGTGCCCGACCGCCTTTTCGCCCACGTCGTCAACAGCAACCTGGAGGTGCGCACTTCGGTCTCTATCAATCCGGCTACCGGTGCGGCAGAAGAGCGGGCACTTTTCTCGTATGAGGCTTTACCGCGTGGCACCGTGCTGGTGTGGGAGATCATCGCCAAGAATCCAGCGCACTTCAGCATAAATGGACAATCCATTACAGCCGTGTCCAGGCTGAATGATGTATACCAGAAGGCGGCACAGGCCCACGATTATCTCAAGCACCTGGGCATTGGTGGTATGGGCTCACGAGGTATGGGGCGTGTAGATGTGGTGTATGAGAGTCAACCCGTATCGCCTCGGACTGCCAACTGCAATTCACCTGCGAACCAGGGAGGAGGCCAGCCATGA
- a CDS encoding DUF1156 domain-containing protein has product MPVGVISQHARKDDKVRKGHLHTLHVWLATGPLATWRGALRLPQPA; this is encoded by the coding sequence ATGCCCGTCGGGGTAATTTCTCAGCACGCCCGCAAAGACGACAAGGTACGCAAGGGCCACCTGCATACCCTCCACGTCTGGTTAGCCACGGGACCGCTGGCCACCTGGCGAGGCGCCCTGCGACTGCCCCAGCCGGCATAA
- a CDS encoding helicase-related protein, which translates to MPQIFDNIEKDLLSALTQAMGLSERADFCVGYFNLRGWKQVSSLVDRWPGGDGHCCRILVGMQQMPHDQLKQALNPVRGEQETDQATANMMKRKLAQEFRDQLTLGIPTNEDEAALRHLASQIEAKKVVVKVFLRHPLHAKLYLLFRQDPLNPKIGYLGSSNLTLAGLSKQGELNVDILDHDACDKLAKWFEDRWNDRFCWDISEELVKIINESWARPAPIPPYHIYLKIAYHLSQEARAGLSEFRIPADFGNKLLEFQKAAVKIAAHHLNKRGGVILGDVVGLGKTLMATALARIFEDDYGLETLIICPKNLVSMWEDYRQRYRLRAKVLSITRVLQELPNLRRFRLVIIDESHNLRNREGKRYRAIAEYIASNDSRVILLSATPYNKTYLDLSNQLRLFVDENEDIGIRPERLLRELGETEFIRRHQCPVRSLAAFEKSEYADDWRELMRLYLVRRTRSFIQENYAKYDPVNNSKYLEFEDGQRVYFPVRVPKTIKFKINQGDPKDQYARLFADDVVQTVNDLKLPRYALGNYLKPSPRKPPTPEEAKVLADLSRAGTRLKGFCRTNLFKRLESSGHSFILSIQRHILRNYIYLYAIENGLPLPIGTQDVGLLDTWANDQDNDLWEATAGDDNEDAPEDLDKPTYGPLTEAEARSRAAAVYESYASRFRGRFKWLRPDLFDQALAEDLRRDAKALMEVLDRAGTWDPQRDAKLDALVTLLTKEHPKDKVLVFSQFADTVEYLQQQLKARGLAAVAAVTGATDDPTSIAYRFSPVSNERRDCIAPEDELRVLLTTDVLSEGQNLQDCSIIVNYDLPWAIIRLIQRAGRVDRIGQKSDKIVCYSFLPADGVERIIRLRERVRARLRENAEVVGADEAFFEGEKDDLPLINLYNEKAGILDEEEDTEVDLASYAYQIWKNAVDRDPSLEKIISAMPNVVYSTKPHQPTADRPEGVLVYLRTADGNDALAWIDRQGNSVTESQFAILKAAECDPDTPALPRAGDHHELVAKGVRLIVETEKSVGGQLGRPSGARFRTYERLKRYAEQVKGTLFESSELLKAIEDIYKYPLLQSATDTLNRQLKSGISDQDLAALVIGLRQDGRLCRVEEKGESGEPQVICSLGLRRPESDAGKPGNKGEV; encoded by the coding sequence ATGCCCCAGATCTTCGACAACATCGAGAAGGATCTCCTTTCTGCTCTCACCCAGGCGATGGGCCTTTCGGAACGCGCGGACTTCTGCGTCGGATACTTCAACCTTCGCGGGTGGAAACAGGTGTCGTCCCTGGTTGACAGATGGCCGGGCGGCGACGGTCACTGCTGTCGGATCCTGGTGGGGATGCAGCAGATGCCGCACGATCAGCTCAAGCAGGCATTGAATCCCGTCAGGGGCGAGCAGGAAACCGATCAGGCCACCGCCAATATGATGAAGCGCAAGCTAGCCCAGGAATTCCGCGACCAGTTAACTTTGGGCATTCCGACCAACGAGGACGAAGCGGCACTTCGCCATCTGGCGTCTCAGATCGAGGCCAAGAAGGTGGTGGTCAAGGTGTTCCTCCGCCACCCGCTCCACGCCAAACTCTACCTCCTCTTTCGGCAAGACCCGCTCAACCCCAAGATCGGCTACCTCGGCAGCAGCAACCTGACCCTGGCGGGGCTTTCCAAGCAGGGAGAGCTCAACGTGGACATCCTTGACCACGATGCCTGCGATAAGCTCGCCAAGTGGTTCGAGGATCGTTGGAATGACCGGTTTTGCTGGGACATTTCCGAGGAACTCGTGAAGATCATCAACGAGAGTTGGGCACGGCCGGCGCCGATCCCTCCTTACCACATTTATCTCAAGATTGCCTACCATCTTTCCCAGGAGGCCAGGGCGGGGCTGAGCGAGTTCCGGATCCCGGCCGATTTTGGCAACAAGCTCCTCGAGTTCCAGAAGGCGGCCGTGAAGATCGCTGCACATCATCTCAATAAGCGCGGTGGCGTGATCCTCGGCGACGTCGTAGGGTTGGGCAAGACCCTCATGGCCACGGCATTGGCGCGTATCTTCGAGGACGACTACGGGCTGGAGACACTCATCATCTGCCCCAAGAACCTGGTGTCAATGTGGGAGGATTACCGGCAGCGGTATCGACTCCGGGCCAAGGTGCTGTCGATCACGCGGGTTCTCCAGGAACTTCCCAACCTGCGTCGTTTCCGCCTGGTCATTATCGACGAAAGTCATAACCTGCGCAATCGCGAGGGCAAGCGCTATCGTGCCATCGCGGAGTACATCGCTTCGAACGATAGCCGTGTCATCCTTTTGTCAGCCACGCCCTACAACAAGACCTATCTCGACCTTTCGAACCAGCTCCGGCTCTTCGTTGACGAGAATGAGGACATCGGCATCCGACCGGAAAGACTTCTCCGGGAACTAGGGGAGACTGAATTCATCCGCCGACACCAATGCCCTGTCCGCTCGCTAGCAGCATTCGAGAAGAGCGAGTACGCCGACGACTGGCGTGAACTCATGCGCCTGTACCTGGTCCGCCGTACCCGGAGTTTCATCCAAGAGAACTATGCCAAGTACGATCCTGTTAACAACTCCAAATACCTCGAGTTTGAGGATGGCCAGCGAGTGTACTTCCCTGTGCGCGTGCCGAAGACGATTAAGTTCAAGATCAATCAGGGGGACCCCAAAGACCAGTACGCGCGGCTCTTCGCCGATGACGTTGTACAGACGGTGAACGACCTTAAGCTACCCCGCTACGCCCTGGGCAACTACCTGAAGCCGTCGCCCCGTAAGCCGCCCACGCCCGAAGAAGCAAAGGTTCTGGCCGACCTCTCACGCGCCGGAACACGTCTCAAGGGCTTTTGCCGGACGAACCTCTTCAAGCGTCTTGAAAGCAGTGGGCACTCGTTCATCCTATCGATCCAGCGTCACATCCTCCGCAATTACATTTATCTTTACGCCATTGAAAATGGGCTGCCGCTCCCCATCGGGACGCAGGATGTGGGACTACTCGATACGTGGGCGAACGATCAGGACAACGACCTTTGGGAGGCGACGGCCGGGGACGATAATGAGGACGCGCCCGAGGACTTGGACAAGCCGACTTACGGCCCTCTTACTGAGGCTGAGGCCCGCAGCCGAGCGGCCGCTGTGTATGAAAGCTATGCTTCCCGATTCCGAGGCCGCTTCAAGTGGCTGAGGCCGGACCTTTTCGATCAGGCACTGGCCGAGGACCTGCGCAGGGACGCCAAGGCATTGATGGAGGTTCTGGATCGTGCCGGGACATGGGATCCCCAGCGGGATGCCAAATTGGACGCACTCGTAACCCTTCTCACGAAGGAGCATCCGAAGGACAAGGTCCTTGTCTTCTCCCAGTTCGCCGATACGGTCGAGTACCTCCAACAACAGCTGAAGGCACGGGGTCTGGCAGCCGTCGCAGCGGTCACAGGGGCAACCGATGATCCGACATCTATCGCCTACCGTTTCAGCCCCGTGAGCAATGAACGGCGCGACTGTATCGCGCCAGAGGACGAACTGCGGGTTCTGCTGACCACGGACGTTCTGAGCGAAGGGCAGAACCTCCAGGATTGCAGCATCATCGTGAATTATGACCTGCCCTGGGCCATCATCCGGCTCATCCAACGCGCTGGCCGCGTGGACCGCATTGGCCAGAAGTCGGACAAGATTGTCTGCTACTCGTTCCTTCCTGCGGACGGCGTGGAGCGAATCATCCGCCTCCGCGAGCGCGTGAGGGCGCGGCTGCGTGAGAACGCGGAGGTCGTGGGGGCGGACGAAGCGTTTTTTGAAGGCGAGAAGGACGACTTGCCACTCATTAACCTGTACAACGAGAAAGCGGGCATCCTTGACGAGGAGGAAGACACGGAAGTTGACCTGGCGTCCTACGCTTATCAGATTTGGAAGAATGCCGTGGACCGGGACCCTTCCCTTGAAAAAATCATTTCCGCTATGCCCAATGTGGTGTACTCAACAAAGCCCCATCAACCGACAGCCGACAGGCCGGAAGGCGTGTTGGTCTACCTTCGGACGGCCGATGGGAACGACGCGCTGGCTTGGATCGACAGGCAAGGGAACAGTGTCACCGAGTCGCAATTTGCCATTCTCAAGGCGGCCGAGTGCGATCCCGACACACCCGCCTTGCCGCGTGCCGGGGATCATCACGAGCTGGTCGCCAAGGGGGTCAGGCTGATTGTGGAAACTGAGAAGTCGGTCGGCGGGCAATTAGGCCGCCCATCGGGCGCGCGGTTTCGCACGTATGAGCGGCTCAAGAGGTATGCAGAGCAGGTCAAAGGAACGCTCTTTGAATCTTCCGAACTGCTGAAGGCCATCGAAGACATCTACAAATACCCCCTGCTCCAATCCGCCACCGATACACTCAACCGCCAGCTCAAAAGCGGCATCTCGGACCAAGACCTGGCGGCCCTCGTCATCGGATTGCGGCAAGACGGCCGCCTGTGCCGCGTGGAAGAGAAGGGCGAGTCAGGCGAACCCCAGGTCATTTGCTCGCTCGGACTCCGCAGACCGGAAAGCGACGCCGGAAAACCAGGAAACAAAGGAGAAGTGTGA
- a CDS encoding Eco57I restriction-modification methylase domain-containing protein codes for MKFDVAAVRQCLKSFDFKTLFREHLGWDNHHATLDVSVEGNVYRLTAVAQKRGFVAFLCPTIPDRATRLKIDQRVTKSVREHFVIYTDEKAGEQVWHWVRREPGKPLASRDHRFHIQQTGDPLIQRLNQIAVSLEEEEQITVVDIAGRARAAFDVDKVTKRFYDRFKAEHAAFQKLITGIPSDDDRRWYTSLMLNRLMFVYFIQKKGFLDGDTDYLRHRLSMVQKIRGKDEFHSFYRYFLLRLFHEGLGKSPEERKLDPEFEKLLGRVPFLNGSFFEVHELEERWRNIDIPDRAFEKLFDFFDQYAWHLDERPLRADNEINPDVVGYIFEKYVNQKQMGAYYTKEDITEYISKNTVIPFLFEAAKAKCAIAFQPDSALWRLLRDDPDRYIYPAVRHGVIRDDGSVVPESDLPDFVQKGMHDPRARMFDKRYNLEQAPAGDPIRLVTETWREYVYRRNRCLEIREKLQRGGVHEINDLITLNLDIWQFARDAIINCEGPELLRAFWNAIQHVSVLDPTCGSGAFLFAALRILETLYSDCLERMERFVEDLEGKKHHPEQFSDFKKVLQQIAKHPNERYFILKSIIINNLFGVDIMEEAVEICKLRLFLKLVAQVETIDQIEPLPDIDFNIRAGNTLVGFATLDDVRKAMQGRFDFDKAVKRIEEEAELVERAFNQFRAQQTTHGGWVTVQDKQELRERLRKLTDQLDRFLAAEYDISESKYRSQTAYEEAFSKWKASHQPFHWFAEFYGIMQAGGFDVVIGNPPYVEYSKVKKQYTVLGYATEQCGNLYAFVMERNAILAHASGRSGMIVPHSSICTDRMAPVQSLLKDMPNATWISTYCIRPAKLFVGVDQRLAIYLTLHKAASPALAASRYHRWHEDFRPYLFSLVQYVDVALARFPNSIPKVHSGIEIVLWSKLVDFLALGNVIVPRNGALVYFHNAPRYWIRAMDFRPYFWNERDGEQISTQVKTLRLPNGTDAAVVVAVLNSSLFYWWFVILSDCRHLNMREIENFPLGLDRMSEAVKAALAKLTRDLMTDFKRHKKRKECQYQSTGKVVYDEFYPKHSKPIIDKIDCVLAKHYGFTDEELDFIINYDIKYRMGGDAVGDED; via the coding sequence ATGAAATTCGACGTTGCCGCCGTCAGGCAGTGCCTCAAGTCCTTCGACTTCAAGACCCTTTTTCGGGAACACCTGGGATGGGACAACCATCACGCGACGCTGGATGTCTCCGTCGAAGGAAACGTGTACAGACTTACAGCAGTTGCTCAGAAACGGGGATTCGTCGCGTTCTTGTGCCCCACAATCCCCGACCGAGCCACTCGCCTCAAGATCGACCAACGGGTGACCAAATCCGTCCGCGAGCACTTTGTTATCTATACGGACGAGAAGGCCGGCGAGCAGGTCTGGCACTGGGTACGTCGCGAACCAGGGAAGCCTCTCGCCAGCCGGGACCATCGATTTCACATCCAGCAAACAGGTGACCCTCTCATTCAGAGGCTCAACCAAATTGCCGTGAGCCTCGAGGAAGAGGAGCAAATCACCGTCGTGGATATAGCCGGCCGTGCCCGGGCCGCATTCGACGTGGACAAGGTCACCAAGCGGTTCTACGACCGCTTCAAGGCCGAACACGCAGCCTTCCAAAAACTCATCACAGGGATCCCCTCGGACGACGACCGCCGGTGGTACACGTCGCTCATGCTCAACCGACTGATGTTCGTGTACTTCATTCAAAAAAAGGGCTTTCTGGACGGCGACACGGACTACCTGCGCCATCGCCTCTCGATGGTACAGAAGATCCGAGGCAAGGACGAGTTCCACTCCTTCTACCGCTACTTCCTGCTGCGCCTGTTCCATGAAGGACTTGGTAAGTCCCCCGAGGAACGAAAGCTCGATCCCGAGTTTGAAAAACTGCTTGGCAGGGTGCCGTTTCTGAACGGCAGTTTCTTCGAGGTCCACGAATTGGAAGAACGCTGGCGCAACATCGACATCCCCGACCGTGCCTTTGAAAAACTCTTCGACTTCTTTGACCAGTATGCCTGGCACCTCGACGAGCGTCCCCTCCGCGCCGACAACGAGATCAACCCGGACGTGGTCGGCTACATCTTCGAAAAGTACGTCAACCAGAAGCAGATGGGGGCCTACTACACTAAGGAGGACATCACGGAGTACATTAGCAAGAACACGGTCATTCCCTTCCTGTTCGAGGCCGCGAAGGCAAAGTGCGCTATCGCCTTCCAGCCCGATTCCGCCCTCTGGCGCCTCCTGCGCGACGACCCGGACCGGTATATCTATCCGGCCGTCCGCCATGGCGTCATTCGGGACGACGGCTCCGTCGTGCCGGAATCGGACCTGCCGGATTTCGTCCAGAAAGGAATGCACGACCCCCGGGCCCGGATGTTTGACAAACGCTACAACCTGGAGCAAGCCCCGGCGGGCGACCCAATCCGGCTTGTCACCGAGACCTGGCGCGAGTACGTCTATCGGCGCAACCGCTGTCTGGAAATCCGTGAAAAACTTCAGCGTGGCGGGGTGCACGAGATCAACGACCTGATCACGCTGAATCTGGATATCTGGCAATTCGCACGGGATGCCATCATCAACTGCGAAGGGCCAGAACTTTTGCGTGCTTTTTGGAACGCAATTCAGCACGTGAGCGTGCTCGACCCCACCTGCGGTTCCGGCGCCTTCCTCTTCGCGGCCCTCCGCATTCTGGAGACCCTTTACAGCGACTGCCTCGAGCGGATGGAACGATTCGTCGAGGACCTCGAGGGAAAGAAACATCACCCGGAACAGTTCAGCGACTTCAAGAAGGTTCTTCAGCAGATCGCCAAGCACCCCAACGAACGCTACTTCATTCTCAAGTCCATCATCATCAACAACCTCTTCGGCGTGGATATCATGGAGGAGGCGGTCGAGATCTGCAAACTGCGTCTCTTCCTGAAACTCGTTGCCCAGGTCGAGACGATCGACCAAATCGAACCATTGCCGGACATCGACTTCAACATCCGCGCCGGGAACACGCTTGTCGGGTTTGCGACGCTCGACGATGTGCGAAAGGCGATGCAGGGACGATTCGACTTCGACAAGGCCGTCAAGCGTATTGAGGAGGAGGCCGAGTTGGTCGAGCGGGCGTTCAACCAGTTCCGCGCCCAGCAGACCACTCACGGTGGTTGGGTCACCGTCCAAGACAAGCAGGAGCTCCGGGAACGGCTGCGAAAACTAACCGACCAACTCGACCGCTTTCTGGCAGCCGAGTATGACATCTCAGAGAGTAAATACCGATCGCAAACGGCTTACGAGGAGGCATTCTCCAAGTGGAAGGCCAGCCACCAGCCCTTCCACTGGTTCGCCGAGTTCTATGGCATTATGCAGGCGGGTGGATTCGATGTGGTGATTGGGAATCCACCGTATGTGGAGTATAGCAAAGTCAAGAAACAATACACCGTTCTAGGATACGCAACGGAACAGTGTGGGAATCTCTATGCGTTCGTGATGGAGCGAAACGCGATTCTTGCGCACGCAAGCGGTAGAAGCGGCATGATTGTGCCACACTCCTCCATTTGCACGGACCGCATGGCCCCGGTACAATCGCTGTTAAAAGACATGCCCAATGCGACTTGGATCTCAACATATTGCATTCGGCCGGCCAAGTTGTTCGTCGGGGTCGACCAGCGACTAGCAATCTACCTTACACTGCACAAGGCCGCGTCTCCTGCATTGGCCGCTTCGCGTTATCATCGCTGGCATGAGGACTTTCGGCCCTACTTATTTTCTTTGGTGCAATACGTCGATGTCGCGCTGGCGCGCTTCCCGAACTCTATACCGAAAGTTCACAGCGGAATCGAAATTGTGCTGTGGTCAAAATTAGTTGACTTCCTTGCCCTGGGCAACGTAATCGTGCCCCGTAACGGTGCACTAGTGTATTTTCATAATGCCCCCAGATATTGGATCCGCGCCATGGACTTCCGCCCCTACTTCTGGAACGAGCGCGACGGCGAACAGATTTCAACGCAGGTCAAGACTCTCCGATTGCCGAACGGAACCGACGCCGCTGTCGTCGTGGCTGTTCTGAATAGTTCGCTTTTCTACTGGTGGTTCGTGATCCTTTCCGACTGCCGACATCTGAACATGCGCGAAATCGAGAACTTTCCACTTGGCCTGGACCGGATGTCGGAAGCGGTCAAAGCTGCGTTGGCGAAGCTGACCCGCGACCTCATGACCGACTTCAAGCGACACAAGAAGCGCAAGGAGTGCCAGTATCAGTCCACCGGCAAGGTGGTGTACGACGAGTTCTACCCAAAACACTCTAAGCCCATCATCGATAAGATCGACTGCGTCTTGGCCAAGCACTACGGCTTCACGGATGAAGAACTCGACTTCATCATCAACTATGACATCAAGTACCGCATGGGAGGCGACGCCGTGGGGGACGAAGACTGA
- a CDS encoding DNA-processing protein DprA — MNRSRPARDIRRPIRVERNDDAYPASVKAFFGERAPECIFLQGNPELLQRDSLGLFCSIKCPGSIILKTYDVAKALRDSGIPVIGGFHTPMEKECLALLLRGTQPIVICPARGLERIRLAREVKEGVQSGRVLLVSMFGTAHRRARAELADQRNRFVAALAARIFVSHAAPGGKTEALCREIITLGKPLFTIDAPENTNLLALGAKALTLEEVFVLGEEDSRQRERHG, encoded by the coding sequence ATGAACCGCTCGCGTCCGGCCAGAGACATCCGTCGCCCCATCCGCGTGGAGCGGAATGACGACGCCTATCCCGCTTCGGTCAAGGCGTTCTTCGGCGAACGCGCCCCGGAGTGCATTTTCCTTCAGGGGAACCCTGAGCTCCTCCAGAGGGATTCGCTGGGGCTGTTCTGCTCGATCAAGTGCCCGGGCAGTATCATTCTCAAAACCTACGATGTGGCGAAGGCGTTGCGGGACTCAGGTATTCCCGTCATCGGGGGGTTCCATACGCCGATGGAAAAAGAGTGTCTCGCTCTTCTCCTGCGTGGGACCCAGCCCATCGTAATCTGCCCGGCGCGCGGCTTGGAGAGAATCCGACTGGCGCGGGAAGTCAAGGAGGGCGTTCAATCCGGTCGCGTCCTGCTTGTCTCCATGTTCGGGACCGCGCATCGTCGGGCCAGGGCTGAGCTGGCGGACCAGCGGAACCGTTTCGTGGCGGCTCTGGCAGCCAGGATTTTCGTGTCCCACGCCGCGCCGGGCGGAAAAACCGAGGCTCTCTGCCGCGAGATCATCACGCTGGGCAAGCCCCTTTTCACCATCGACGCCCCGGAGAACACCAATCTTCTTGCTTTGGGCGCGAAGGCGCTGACGCTCGAGGAAGTCTTTGTGCTTGGGGAGGAGGACTCGCGACAACGTGAGCGACACGGGTGA
- the dpdA gene encoding tRNA-guanine transglycosylase DpdA, whose product MTLHPSVLTDSLHDDLHKDFKADYNLANPLFNMSEWGGQRLTDHPRRKYSESMCGRTVTYQLTPVSWASEHTCRECKEMPSGQKDLIILGCSATKRPVSGKVPAIYLYDGPAFRVLRSYLRKYRWPERLSLAILSAKYGLIGGLSPIANYNQRMSAQRADELSPQVTTILTRWASQHGRIFLLLGKDYARAIDGVLNNRPGVTLPEGGIGRKLAALKHTLEKLGRVEHPGVRKPERIDRPLYFLPDWDDFIDSEFDFQTECFSANRRSDRRELHVSQLVHPLKLCDGILVSLAQHMTSKGLLKKFAPDDDQALAPSLVREHFKLRPDQWAFGDCGAFSYVGEETPPISVEHAVALYDLYGFDLGASVDHIPVSELRTASGKRRLTRTEQLARIRLTRQNAEQFLRLHQEWEAQFIPVGVIQGVTPDDYAKQVPDYVDMGYSYLAIGGLVPRPDAEVLEIVKAVAHAASRLRKRPWIHLLGIFRPKLQALFREYGIASFDSATYFRKAWLRSDQNYLGADGRWYAAIRVPPLDDPRTRRRLQTCGQSEDRLRKLEKAALRSLDAYERREMSVERVLQAVLAYDRLLLRTHSDTTELAEKYRETLTSRIWERCSCRICKELGINVVVFRGVNRNKRRGAHNTLMLYQMVCCGK is encoded by the coding sequence ATGACGCTCCATCCCTCCGTGCTCACGGACAGCTTGCACGACGACCTGCACAAGGATTTCAAGGCCGACTATAATCTCGCCAATCCGCTCTTCAATATGAGCGAGTGGGGCGGCCAACGGCTCACCGACCATCCCCGCCGGAAGTACAGCGAGTCCATGTGTGGACGGACGGTGACATACCAGTTAACGCCCGTTTCATGGGCCTCGGAGCATACTTGTCGGGAGTGCAAAGAGATGCCGTCGGGTCAAAAGGATTTGATCATTCTTGGGTGCTCGGCCACGAAGCGTCCTGTTTCAGGGAAGGTGCCGGCGATCTACCTTTACGACGGCCCTGCCTTCCGCGTCCTGCGTAGCTATTTGAGGAAGTACCGGTGGCCGGAGAGGCTGTCCCTGGCGATCCTATCCGCAAAGTACGGCCTGATTGGTGGCTTGTCCCCGATTGCCAATTACAATCAGAGGATGTCTGCGCAGCGTGCCGACGAACTTTCTCCCCAGGTAACGACAATATTGACGCGGTGGGCAAGTCAGCACGGTAGGATCTTTTTGCTTTTGGGGAAGGATTACGCGCGTGCCATCGACGGTGTATTGAATAATCGCCCCGGTGTTACTCTTCCAGAGGGTGGCATTGGGAGAAAGCTTGCCGCGTTAAAGCATACGCTGGAGAAACTGGGACGCGTCGAACACCCGGGGGTGCGCAAACCGGAGCGCATCGATCGGCCTTTATATTTTTTACCAGACTGGGACGACTTTATTGATTCCGAATTCGATTTCCAAACGGAGTGTTTCTCAGCAAATCGGCGTTCTGATCGACGCGAATTGCATGTAAGCCAGCTCGTTCATCCGCTAAAACTGTGCGACGGTATCCTCGTCAGCCTGGCACAGCATATGACCAGCAAGGGGCTTTTGAAGAAGTTTGCCCCTGACGATGATCAGGCACTTGCTCCGTCGCTTGTTCGAGAACACTTCAAGCTGCGTCCAGACCAATGGGCCTTCGGTGACTGTGGCGCTTTTTCCTATGTAGGCGAAGAGACGCCGCCCATCTCGGTAGAACATGCAGTGGCACTGTACGACCTTTACGGCTTTGACTTGGGCGCAAGCGTTGATCACATTCCAGTCAGTGAACTGCGAACTGCCAGCGGGAAGCGCCGGCTGACACGAACTGAGCAGCTTGCACGTATCCGCCTGACACGCCAAAACGCTGAGCAGTTCCTCCGGCTTCACCAGGAGTGGGAGGCACAATTCATCCCTGTTGGTGTGATCCAAGGAGTCACGCCAGACGACTATGCCAAGCAAGTACCCGATTACGTGGACATGGGGTACTCCTACTTGGCGATCGGTGGTCTGGTGCCACGTCCTGACGCGGAGGTGCTGGAGATAGTCAAGGCGGTTGCGCATGCTGCGAGCCGGTTGCGCAAGAGGCCTTGGATACACCTATTGGGCATTTTTCGCCCGAAGCTCCAAGCGTTGTTTCGGGAGTACGGGATCGCCAGTTTCGACAGTGCAACATATTTTCGAAAGGCCTGGTTGCGGTCTGACCAAAACTACTTAGGGGCGGACGGAAGATGGTACGCGGCAATTCGCGTTCCGCCCCTTGATGACCCACGGACCCGCAGGCGGCTTCAAACCTGCGGACAGAGCGAGGATCGGTTACGGAAACTAGAAAAAGCAGCGTTACGATCGTTGGACGCTTACGAGCGCCGAGAGATGAGCGTTGAGCGCGTGCTTCAGGCCGTGCTTGCCTACGATCGATTGCTTCTCCGAACGCATTCTGACACCACCGAGTTGGCTGAAAAATACCGGGAGACTTTAACCTCGCGGATTTGGGAACGTTGTTCCTGCCGAATCTGCAAGGAGTTGGGGATAAACGTCGTGGTGTTCCGCGGTGTGAATCGTAATAAGCGGCGCGGGGCCCACAACACCTTGATGCTTTACCAAATGGTTTGCTGTGGCAAATAG